CAAATCCTACTGGTGTGAAttaatctctcccttctctgcagCCTGAAGCCCCCTGGCTTCCTCTGCTGCAGCTATCATAGCTGCTGAGTTTTAGAGTGTCCTCTCTGTTTTCGTGTCTGTGTCAACACTGTCCTCCTCATGGCAGgaagcactgtgcccagccacttgccaagtgctcagtaaatgttgccCGGGTTGAAAGGGAAGTTCTCTCCAGGTATAGACGCTGCCTGCTTACTGCCAGCATCAGGCCTAGTCTGAGATGCTGATGCTACAACTCAGGTGCTCTGGCTTGTTTGTTACATGCTGAGGTCTCGGCTGCCCCTGGCCTTGGAGCCATCCTGCGAGGCCTTGAGGATTCTTCTTGTGAAATGCTTCTCCCAGGGGTAGAGAAGATCTTTACGACTGTGTCTTCTGAGCCAGTCCCCTGTTGTGGGAGCAGGGGAAGTTTTCAGCTGGCTTGGTGGGAGCAGGACCAACAAGCACTTCCTGAGAAAGCTTCCTGGTGCCTCTACATTCAAATATATGCAGAATTGCTCACTTCTCCCATTTCCACTGCCGCCACCCTCAGTCCCAGCCACCTTGATTTCTTGCCTGGATTATTGCATTAGCTTCTCCCTTACAAGGTATTTACTATCTGGCAGCCAGAGCAATCCTTTAAAAATGGAAGTCAGTGGCTCAAAACCCTCCATGCCAAGCAGAGTAAAGACAAAGTTCTTGTGGTGGTCATAAGGACCCTACATGAGCTGCTTCCCCTGTTACCTCTCTGGACTCATCTCCTGGTACTCTCCTGTCCCCTGCTCTTGCAGCTTGACCATTTGGACCTTCTTACCTTTTCAAGAACAGCGTACCAAGGCCCCTCCTGCCTGTTGGACTTTGCCTGTTAGACTTTGCAtttgctattccctctgcctggaatgctgttCCCCAAGCTATCCTCAttccttcaggtctctgctcgAATATCTGAGAGGCCCTTATTGACCTCCTAACATGAAATAGCAACTATCCCTTGCTCTGCCCAGCCCCGCATACTCAGCACTCCCCAACTGTCATATCAGGCTTTAATTTTCTCTGCAGCCTgataagatatatttatttatttgctgttgGGTGCtgtccactagaatgtaagctccacaagATCAGAGactattttcttctctgttgtaTTCCCAGTgtctagtaggtgctcaataaacatttgttgagtaaataACTGAATAGAGAAAAACATCATGGGTAGAGGGGCTTACCTATGgccccccttctcctcctccctggccCCAGAGTCTGCAGGAAAAAGCGTAGCCAAGTAGCCAAGAGTTGGATGCAAAATTCCCTTGTAAGAAAGCCCCAACCCTGCTAAGCCTAAAATCAGAACCACAGAATGCCCTTCCTGACCTCCCTGTCTCCACTCTGTCCACAAATATCATGTCTGACATGACTATATAGCTAACATGTAGATAGCATGTTCATTGGTTCTCATATCGCCAGAAGATGGTTATCGAATGAGAAAACTAAACAAACGAACCGGAGTGAACAAATACTTAATTGAGACACACTATATATCAAGCTCTGTGTAAGGCACGAATCATGCATGATCTCTGGAACAGAGAGCTCACATCCTGGGGGAAAGACACATAAACAGCTGAAGTTCACAAAATGTGGCAATGACAAGACAGAGTAATGCAAGGACTACAAGAGGAGGCAAAAGAACTGTACCCAGCTCCTGGAGGTGACATGGGGCTGAGTTTGAAGGATAATGTGTATCAGCCAGACACAGAAGCAGATGAAGGGTAGTCTCTGGAGCACCAGAAAGAGTGTTCAAGTTCAAAGGTAGAGAACTGGGTCTCATTCAATTCATGTTGCCTGAGCCTTACATTGGCTGATGTGCAATCATAGTGCCTGTGTATTCTCAGAGCCTGCCATGCTGCCTGGAGTGTaggaggcactcaataaatgttgaacgAATGAAAGATTCCTTGTTGAGATGCAGTTCTGCACCCTCGCTTAAGAATTTCAGCACCAGAGAACTGTCAACAAAGAAATGTCAACagagaaatgacaacaaagaaaagGCTTTGAGGTTGTTTGTTCCCAATAGGTGTCCTCAGATAAAAGTCCCCTAGGCAGGGACCCACCCCCAGGAAGGTGGACACTATTAGCCAGTGTCCTGGGGCCAAGGTGCTTGGGCATTGGGAGGAGCATTGATGGGCTCCAGAGGCAGTAAAGGTGCAGATAAAATTTCAGGTATTAAAGGGTTAACAAAAACAGATCTCAGACTGGCTCTACTTCTGGCACTATGGGGAGGCTTATCAAGTACCCCATTCTGTGGTGTGCCTGTATCGATCTCCCAGGCTTAGTCTCCCTGTCTCTTGGAACCTCAGGCAGGCCCCTTCCAGGATTATGTTTtaaagtgaaatgcaaatcacCTGGAGGCGGCTTCCTGCTTGGAAGAAGTAAAAATCAATTCTGTTTTcattaaagtgatatttggacaCTGTCAAATGCTCTCTCATCTCAGAACACGGGGTGACAGACAGGCTGCTGGTGTCAATTACATAACCGAGACAACCAGTAGCAGTGGGCCATCTCATCAGGATCAGACACTCCTCTGAACCCCTCCCGAAGATACCCAAGAGCAGCCTCATCCAAACCAGGCCCGGAGCTGGCCTCCCCTGGTCCTTGTGGATGCTTGCTTGCAAGGCTTTCCTCCCACATGCTCTCCTCTTTCCCAGACCCTCCGGAGCTTCCCCCATGGACTGTCCGGGACAATCATGACGCCAAATGAAATTAAGAAGGGAAATCTGCTTTGAGAGAGTTTACGTCATACAATACATTCTCAAAGTAGTTAGGTTGGTCTTATTTAAAATTGGGAGTTCTATGTTATCCCTTCCCTCTGTTAACTGAGATAACTGAGGATTGATTTTATTTATAGCGTCAATTATGAAGATGGAAATTAATCCTCAAATGGGGCATTTGGGAACTCAGCTGTCAGGGGGCTCAAGGGAAACCTGGGCAGAGCATAAAGGGTCTTCCCCAGTAGCACAGGAGGCTGCAAAGGAAAGCCATCCTCAAGCCCTGACAGCAGCTGGGCTGTTATTGTTCTTGTGTGCTTAAAGTATTCTGAGATATTAACTAAACGGTAATAATTGGTTCCAGGAGATCTCTCCCTGGAGGACACCTGAGTAACTCATCAATGAGGTGCTGGGAAAGCAGGCAGAGAGGGCAACCAGAGCAGGAAGAGTGGATGCCTTTACTCCGCCTATCAGCTCTCCGTGCATCAGTCGGCTCTGCCCTGCAGAAGAGCTGGAGACAGTCCCGCTCCAGACTGGAAACAGGAACTCAGGGAAGGACCAGGGAAGGGAGTGTCTGGAGAAAGGAAGAGGTAGATGTCTACTGGGAGCTGTTAGAAGCAACTGAATGATGGCAAGATATTGGTCCTTGGTATTCCATGGCCACTTGGGACTCTGTAGAGTAAGAAAAAGATGGACTTTCTGGAATGGTTGAACAAGGCTACAACTAACCATGAATGTGGTCAGGACAGAAACTAGCCATGGAAAAGGGAAAAGTTTCCAGGGTCAAGTCAGCAAAACGTCCAGCAAAGACAAGATGATCTCCACAGTACTGCAGGGCAGCCCAGGGAATAGATCAGACACCAAGTAAACgctgctcttctccctcctgggggaccagggctggggcagaataCATACATCTGAGGGGGCTTCAGGCTGTGCAGGCTCAAATCTCAGATCCACATTCTAGAGAGAACAAGTAGGTCTAGAAGGAACTGAGAATAGTATCAGGTCAAGCAAATGGAAGAGTCACTCCATTCACACTGGTTCATCCATTAAAAGCATTTTGCCAAGCACTTGCTATGTATAACCAAGCAACGAGCTTGGTAATGGTGTCAACTGCCAACTCAGGTCAAAGTCAAAGTAGCCTGACCCAGCAATGAGCTACACTAGCCAGgatagagggaaagaaaaaggttGCTTTCTCATTACTTATCTGAGTTTAAGGAAGACACTACTAAAGGTTTCCTTTCTTGCCCATTTGTTTCTCCTCCCAGAAGCTAGACATTTAAATGCATGGGGAAGGTAAAACAAACTTGTTCATTGTCAGATGTGGGGTGAGGGAGCCCACCAGGTCCACATTCAGGGAAAGCATGCTTCTCCCTAATGCAGGCACCCTTCCTTTCACCCTCCAGCAAATCTACCAGTGCCCTCccaagaaagtaaaaatgagaCCAAGATAGTCCACCTTGATGCTGGACTTGCCCCTTAATCTACAGGGTGAATGATAAAAGAAGTCAGCGGTTTCCCCAGAGCATTAAAACATGGATTAATCGCCATTAATTTCTAAGGCAGTATTTAAACTGCTCAGAaggaaatgctttatttttaaaatctccgtGTGTCTggtacagtgcctgacacataatactCATTGGGCTGATGCTTTCTTGACTGGCAATATGACTAGAAGAGAATATCACACCCTGAggccataataaaaaagtaataaccCTGAAGGTCTGATTTCTACCTAGGGGACCTGATGGCATGGGAATGAGTAGTAGGGTGAAAGGAAAAAGGGCATTGGAGCAGCCAGATTGGTATCTGAAAATTAGTTCTGCTCCTTATTAGCTACATGACTATGGAAGTTTAtataatctctctgagcctcaacttcTGCATCTTCATAGGGTATAGAATTTTTTCCAATCTTGCAGGGCTGTTGTAAAAACTTAAagagataatatatgcaaagttCTTAGTACACTATCGACATAGAGTAGACAATCATATGCTGTTATACTactaataaaaagcaatgaacagGTGGTTATCAGCATGCCTGCTTTACTCCACATGGCTATCCTGAAGGATCTCTCTGGTGTCATGAGTCCCATCAAGGGGCATCTGAGGGCACTGGGCAATCAGAGCCACATCAGGAGCTTGACTAGAAGTAGAAGTGAGGTGTTTGGCCACGGGTGAGGTCCCCTTCAGGAAGGTGAAGGGATGGCTAGGGTCAGCCTAAAAGGGATAAAGATGACCTCCTGACAGCACAACCTCTCCAGCCCATTTTATCCCCAGAATACCCCACTGCGCCAAAAAGCCCACATCTGCCACCTGAACCAAGAGAAACAAGGTCAAATGACCAAACATTCTTACCCACTCTGGGTGAGCAGCCatttgaagtgtgtgtgtgtgtgtgcgtgtatgtgtgttggAGTGGGAGGAAGGGGCAGGGTGGTTCTGTCAGACAGATGAGAAGTAAAGGGAATGCCTTAATCAAATGTGGCCTTCACAAATGGATGGTGACACCCTTGCTCTTCCCCTTGCTACTCCCTCCCTCTCGTGTGTGGCAGAATGACAAAtgtaatcattttaaaagttctcaTCACCTGCTCAGTCATTCCCAATAAGCATATGCAGCACTATGGAAAACCCGACACTACTGCCTCCGGGTTTcggccaggaaaaaaaaaaaaatcaaatcaccaGGACACCACCAACCAAACtgtcaaagacaaaataaaaagcttcatGAATTCTCCATCAGCAATATAATGCTTCCTGACCTAAGCAAATATAGACCCAGTATATGAATTGTGAAGGGATTTTGCATTAAGCTCCATGGTTTCTAATAGCTGAGGCAGAAACCCCTAAGAAATCTATGTTTCCATAAAGCCACCTCTATTGGCTCTAATCCTGTTAGGGTGAAGATTAAAATCTCTTTCCTGAGCTCCCTTCCTCTGATGGAAAGCTTCACATCCCAGCATCATGGATACATTTCTGTGACCTCAGCTGGAGAGGGGACCTCAGAGAGACAGAATTACCATGACCTCCCCGAGCACCTGTCCCTCCTTCTGATGTCCCTGCTTCTGTGTCTGACCACATGATCCATTCAGACCATCTCACAGTCACCCAGGTCATTCAATCACTGACTCAGACTAAGAAAGCAAGACTGATACtgctttagaaagaaagaataaaccaGGTGCCTCACTTTGCGGAAAATCCAGGTTCAGAGTCACTTAGAGAAAGTCTGCTCAGAGCTACTGAACCCTTGAGTGTCTGTGGCAGCACAGGAGAAAAGCACGACAAATGGGAAAATGGCCTGCAAATATACTGCAAAGAAAAAATGCAGAAAGGATCCAAAAAGAGTGCTCTTGGTGTCTTCTGGTAATGGACATCCGAACCCTCCGAACTTCTCAACCgtctcctccctccccaaccACTGCCCTGACCTTCCTCCCAAGCAGCCCCTATATGCACAGATGCATATatgaatgcagacatcacctCACCCCGAGACTTCACACGCACACAAGGCATGGCTGAAAAAAGAATTGGTGACTTAATTTTCTTAGTTCTATAAAACACATGcccctgcctcaaaaagaaaactcaattcCCATCAAGCCACCACCCCCAGATTACTCATGGGCTTTCCCCTTCCGATATAGCaactccccctgcccccaccacttAGGTAAGggactccctcctcctctccccatgGTGACACCATCAAGACTTCAGAGGTCATCCAGCTGTCCTCCAACCTCCATCCTGGTTTCATCCACCAGTGCTGACTTACCCCAGTGTGGTCATGGTGACAATGGTGTACCAAAATGAGGCAGGGATGCTTGTGAACTTGCTGGCCGAGGAGCCCTTCTCGGCATAAAACATCACAGTGGCAAAGATGATGATGGCCATggtgagggagaagaggagaaagccCAGTTCCGAGGCACAGCTCTTCAGGGTGTAGCCCAGGATCCGCAGGCCCTGGGAGTGGCGGGAAAACTTGAAGATCCTGAAGACGCGGAAGACCCGGAGTGTGACGAAGGCGCCGGACACGTCCTCATTGTTGGTCATGACCAGGCCGATGTAGTAGGGCATGATGGCCACCACGTCGATGATGCTCATGACGCTGCGGATGAAACGGTAGCGGCTGGGTGCCGCAAAGAGCCGCAGGAGGTACTCCACGGTGAAGATCATGACGCACGCCGTGTCCAGGCAGAAGAAGGCCACCGAGTAGCGCTCCCCGCAAGGCAGCTCCTTGCTGCCCGGGACCGTGCCGCACGGCACCGTCTCCACCACATTGGTGATGACCGAGACGGCGATGAAGAAGCCAGTCACGTAGTAGAAGACCAGGGCCAGCGTGCTGGTGTGGGGGTTCTCGAAGGCCCGCCACATGGTCTGGCGGAAGCTGAGCGAGGGCATGGACTCCTGGTTGTTCTCCGAGTCGTTGTCGTCCATGAGCCGCTCGGCATTCTCCCTCTTACGGTCCTTGTACTCCTCGTAGCAGCAGTCCCCGATGATCTCAGGGAGGATGCCGTAGAAGGCCAGCTCATCGTCGTAGGCAGAGATGCATTCGTAGCGCGGGTAGTGCAGCTTCCCCGTGCGGTAGAAGTTGAGCACGCAGCGGAACACCTCGGGGTCCCGGTCAAAGAAGTACTCCTTGGTGTCCTCGTTGAAGAAGAACTCCTTCTCCGTGCTGCCCAGCAGGGTGTCCGGGTAGCGCTCCAGCGTGGTCCTCCAGGTCTGGAACCTCCGCCCACTCACGTTGAGGACGATCAGTTCATCCTGCCGCTTGTTCTTGTCGGCCGGAGCCAGGGGCATGGGGCAGTTGGCCACCGGCATCCACCCGATGGCCGCAGCCCGGGCAAAAGGCAACCAGGCCGCAACTCCGGCTGCCATGGTGACTCCAGCTCTTGGGCCGGCAGCCGTGCGGGCACTGTGCACACCAGCTTGGAGTTAGTTCAGCAAACCCTGGGagacaggaagggagagagagaaggggtgaGTCCATATCCACTGGCAGGTAAGTAATGGGACACAGGAAAGGATCACTGGTGAGTGAAACGGCCAAAGTCTCCAGGGCAGATTAATAAAACTGAAATCCCCCCACAGAGAGGTGACTTGATTCTTTGCCATCCAGACACTGGGAGAACACCTAGCTCTCGGAGCTCAGCTGGGTGGGACTGCCAGATGTTGCTGACTGCCTAACAAATCGTCAGGTTCCAAGAGGGCTCAGGAGCATTTGGAGGGAAGGCCTCTTTAGCAGGAAGATCTGGCAAGATGTGGGTAATAATCAGCTCTGAAAGGTTATGGCGTTATTACCAATTTAAATTGGGAGAGGGTAAATGAGTTCctattaaatgaatttaaaagtgGGATAAAcatgctaatttttatttcactgtttcaCCCACTGGGGTAATCAGGAATGGCGTGTAGATGAGGGAGATCAGGTAAACAATTCTTTCTACTCCTCCCTggtgaggaggaggctggggctgcCCAAGTCCAGAAAATTCTCTGAGATTGCAGGTGACCACCAGGATTGGTGAGGTTCTGTCCCCAACTCCCATGGAGAAGGCTCTCCCTGACAAAGTGCTACTCTGTGGGACACTCAGCCCCTACTCCTTGCCCTAGCAACCTAGTATCAAATTTTTCCCCTAAGACCCTCAGAGCCATGATGGAAAGACATGGGAAAAGTTGTGAGGCCAGGCAGGGTCTCTTTCTCTGCTCTGTGAAGGCCGTCTTGGCTTCTTGGTTCACCTGACTTCGATGCATCGTCTCTTTCCCTCCCCAGAGGAAGCCGATCCACGCTCACTGCCGTCCCTAGATTCCTCTCCTCCCGTCTCCATCTGCCCACCATCCATAGCTCCCTCAGGTTATATAACAACATTCCTTCCCATGGCAGCCTCTCTCACCTGGCCCCCACTCCACCCTCAGAGATTTTTCCAGAGCCGGGCCACCCTGTCCCTTCACCTCTCTAAACCACACTGCATAAGCACTTCCCCATTACCTGTGTGGACAGAGGGAGCAATAGCACGGAGAATTATATTTGGCTTTGGGAAGCAGATTTACCTTTCCAAATCTGGCTTTTAAAAGATGATAGTGAAATCGCTCTGCAGTCCCCAAATGTATACCATCTGTGGGAAGGCATGTGGTGACATAGAAACACACGTAACAGAAATTGGAAATTGTTTGGGGTTGACACACTCATCTCCACTAATCCTAAACTGATCACACAGAACAAATCCTAACTCAGAATTATTTGGGCCCTCTAGAATTCAGCTGCTGTGAttctatgtttaaataaatgaggaagaGGTGAGTCTTGGAAAATTTTTCCTGTTACACGAAGACTTGTATAGGGAGTCGATCTTCATCTCTCCCTATAAACCTGCTTCACCTTCTCCTGACTCCCAACTCTTCGAGGTTTTTCAGATCTCTACctccctcaaactcctgagctgccACTGGACTTTTCTGCTCAGATGCCTCTGAAGTGGACAGGTTTAAACAGAACCTGCCTCCTTGTAAAAAGCTgctattcccttttcttcacgACGTCCCTAACCGCAGGGCTGTCACCTTGACCATTTTTCTCTAAAGAGTTGCCAAATAATAGGCAATAGCTCTTACTGCCCTCATGAAGGCCCAAAGTCCCTCCGGCCTCCTTCCCATGGACCTTCTTGTTGCTCACTCTCACACCCCACCTGGTTTCTCCTGTTCCCCTGAAATCCATTCTGCTCAGTCTTATCTCCCTAAAGCAAGGTTCTGATTGTATGTTACCCCATGACCTACaaaataaagtccaaactccttgGCCTGGCATTCCAGTATTCCCACTAATAGATCCTAGCTTCATACTCCAGCCCAATGGCCCAGGCACCCGTCCTAGTCTCCAGCAATAAGACCAAGACCTGTTCATGGACAGACCCTGGGGAGGTCTGCCTCTGGACCACTCTTCCTTCTCATGAGAATATCCTTCCCCTAGACCCCTCCTATTAGAATCCTACCTATTCATCACCCTCTCTGTGatgcctcctcctctccccactatgagattctcttcttcctttgggGTCTTGACTCGTTGTTTGCCCTCTTCCCTAGCACCTATCACCCCATAGCTAGGATTACACATACTTTATACACATATTATTAATAATGACTAACAATTGAGCACTTACACTATGCAAGGCATTACACTAACTGTCTcccatggattatctcatttaaccctcacagcaaccctaggaAGAAGAGTCTGTTGTGTCccccatttcatagataaggaaaGCTAAAGCTTACTGAGACGTAGCAGTCTAACAACCCCAAAGCGGCAGAATAGGGATTCCACCTCAGGCAGTCTGCTGAGGGCTGACGgtgtgccaggcacagtaccACACGCTTACATGGAGCATCTCAAGAGATCCCACCAACAACCCTGAGGAGCAGACACCACTGTAGGCCATATTTTTCTACAAAAGAAAGATGAAGCATAAGGAGTTGTAATAATTGTCTAAAGGATGTAATAAGTAGGCAGAGCCATTAAAGCCAGGCAGACTCAATGTGGAGTTCAAGAGTACAGCCAGACCACTCCTCAACCTTCCCTATCCCACACTAAGCTCTTTTGGGCAAAGGCCGAGATGCCTCCACTTTCATATCACAACCCAAAAGGCAGCACAGTGCACTGCATCAGTAGGTGCTTGAGCTGGGACCCCTGGTTTTATAGGTGCCATTTTTTCCCCATCAACTTTACTCTATGCCTTGCTAATATATTTCAGGGGTTGCCAAGGATAAGCGTTCTGTCTccaaacagaaagtaaaatctgAAGACAGATCTGAATCAAAAGAATCCAATTCAAGTATCTGCCTCTGACTCAGTCAAGTTTTCTAAAGAAGccaatctctgcctcagtttccccatctgcatgCTAAAGGGATTTGTCACAGGGCCCCTTTCTCTCTAATAAAGGGAGGTTGAGTCAGATGTTACAGAAGATAATAGGAATGACAACGACATTTCCTGTAAGTGTCACTGctcagagaacagaaaaacagcaCAGGCCTGATGAGCTCCTGATTACTGGAACCGAGGAACTGAGGAAAGAATGGAGGTCGTTCATGCATGGCAGTGGGTAATTCACATGCTACTGATAGAAGAGTCAGGAACACATCCTGCATTGTATTTCTTCCTAGAAGAAATTTACCCTTCTAACTATACTTTGTTTAGGATTAGGAGACTTAGTAGTTCCTCAGCATGTACTTAGCTAGGATTTATTTTTAAGGGGCAAGGGATGTTTGAGAAGCAAGCCCACAAGTTCAACTCTGTTCACAGGTGATTCCAACTCAGAGTTggttacatttattgagcactgacaATGCTCTGGACACTGTCTGAGACACTTTTACACACAACATTTAATTTATTCCCACTAAAATCCTATGATATAGGCTTTTCTGCCCAAAGCTTACAGGTAAGGAGAAGGAAGTTCAGAAGTCTCCTTCAAAGTGGCTAAGTTCTATGTATATATAGGAGCTGACAATTTTCAAATAGACCATTGATCACCTCACTGCCAAATGGCTTTCCTGATCTAGGCATTGCCCAATACTGATATTCccaacagaagacagcaagatgCAGAGACTCCTTTCCCTATCTTCCCCAGGCAGCAATGAGCAAGGGCTCATGAGGCCTTGCAATTCCAGTTTCAATCCCACCCTCAATTTGTGAAAGCAAGCCATGATCACCCTCTGGTGCTCAGAGTCCTTCTCTGTAAATTGAGAATTGGACAGAAACATGACAAAAGACCATTTGGCTCAAAGGATCCCTGATTTCGCTGGATCCAGGATATCAAGTCTGTAACTTAGGTCTCATTGAGACCTCTTAATGACAGTCACCCATGCAAAGAAGGAAGTAGAGCATCTGGGCTTGTTGCTGTGAGGATGGAGTTAGCCTAAGCCTCAAGGTAGCAAAGGGAGTTCTGGGAATTCCTGCTGAGGTTAGTGCTCTGCACAGGGCACACAACTTGTATCACTTGGAACCCAGGGGCAATTC
This Rhinopithecus roxellana isolate Shanxi Qingling chromosome 8, ASM756505v1, whole genome shotgun sequence DNA region includes the following protein-coding sequences:
- the KCND3 gene encoding potassium voltage-gated channel subfamily D member 3; this translates as MAAGVAAWLPFARAAAIGWMPVANCPMPLAPADKNKRQDELIVLNVSGRRFQTWRTTLERYPDTLLGSTEKEFFFNEDTKEYFFDRDPEVFRCVLNFYRTGKLHYPRYECISAYDDELAFYGILPEIIGDCCYEEYKDRKRENAERLMDDNDSENNQESMPSLSFRQTMWRAFENPHTSTLALVFYYVTGFFIAVSVITNVVETVPCGTVPGSKELPCGERYSVAFFCLDTACVMIFTVEYLLRLFAAPSRYRFIRSVMSIIDVVAIMPYYIGLVMTNNEDVSGAFVTLRVFRVFRIFKFSRHSQGLRILGYTLKSCASELGFLLFSLTMAIIIFATVMFYAEKGSSASKFTSIPASFWYTIVTMTTLGYGDMVPKTIAGKIFGSICSLSGVLVIALPVPVIVSNFSRIYHQNQRADKRRAQKKARLARIRVAKTGSSNAYLHSKRNGLLNEALELTGTPEEEHMGKTTSLIESQHHHLLHCLEKTTGLSYLVDDPLLSVRTSTIKNHEFIDEQMFEQNCMESSMQNYPSTRSPSLSSHPGLTTTCCSRRSKKTTHLPNSNLPATRLRSMQELSTIHIQGSEQPSLTTSRSSLNLKADDGLRPNCKTSQITTAIISIPTPPALTPEGESRPPPASPGPNTNIPSIASNVVKVSAL